A portion of the Malania oleifera isolate guangnan ecotype guangnan chromosome 3, ASM2987363v1, whole genome shotgun sequence genome contains these proteins:
- the LOC131150404 gene encoding ferritin-like catalase Nec2 has translation MAAFSPTSPFATSLAFILFFLPLSSSPPPPLPLPLPLRSPRTPQTPPKPPGRPYLPPLPFPKIPDQDVAIVEFALNLEFAKAELFLYASTGFGLDRALQYSVTGFPRPLMNISAALFAHIMDAAFGDPFDPPFAAYANSINLFLTAYILPYLAANAYIDALGKLKSAISRALVAGLLASEISQDATIRTILYAFENTTVYPYKYTVAEFTNKISDWRNRLGNYGLKDEGVLVPRYQGAEGKSTGNLQSGDEYSLIYLRTPKEILRIVYTTGSENKPGGLFPYGAGGEIARRFLGGH, from the exons ATGGCGGCGTTCTCTCCCACCAGCCCCTTTGCAACCTCTCTTGCTTTCATCCTCTTCTTCCTCCCACTTTCTTCATCCCCGCCGCCGCCGCTGCCGCTGCCGCTGCCGCTGCGATCGCCCCGTACACCGCAAACACCGCCAAAGCCCCCTGGGCGACCGTACTTGCCGCCACTTCCATTTCCTAAAATTCCGGATCAGGACGTAGCCATCGTTGAGTTTGCACTAAACTTAGAGTTTGCGAAAGCCGAATTATTTCTGTATGCCAGCACCGGTTTTGGATTGGACAG GGCGCTTCAGTATAGTGTTACAGGATTCCCAAGGCCACTAATGAATATAAGTGCAGCGCTATTTGCACATATTATGGACGCTGCATTTGGAGACCCCTTCGACCCCCCGTTCGCTGCGTATGCTAATTCCATTAACTTGTTTCTTACAGCCTACATACTTCCTTACCTCGCCGCCAATGCCTATATTGACGCACTTGGAAAACTGAAAAGCGCGATATCTAGGGCG TTGGTAGCGGGATTGTTGGCGTCGGAAATAAGTCAGGATGCAACCATCAGAACTATTCTTTACGCATTTGAAAATACGACCGTGTATCCCTACAAATACACGGTGGCAGAGTTTACCAACAAAATTTCAGATTGGAGGAATCGGTTGGGAAATTATGGCCTCAAAGATGAAGGAGTTTTGGTTCCTAGGTACCAAGGTGCGGAAGGAAAAAGTACAGGGAATCTCCAGTCTGGCGACGAGTACTCCCTAATATATCTGAGGACTCCAAAAGAGATACTTCGTATTGTGTACACTACAGGAAGTGAAAATAAACCTGGAGGTTTATTCCCCTACGGAGCAGGCGGTGAAATTGCTCGGCGTTTTTTAGGAGGCCACTGA